Proteins encoded within one genomic window of Lynx canadensis isolate LIC74 chromosome B2, mLynCan4.pri.v2, whole genome shotgun sequence:
- the LOC115514068 gene encoding uncharacterized protein C21orf58-like gives MMTISMAKSSKHTHGLENRMLDSSVADEMTGLTLKLWEKKLEQEPKRVEGDSEDPHLRPGNEGRPDWSALSRKKEFPQSTFQHLLEEVSQAQGNGCQQRRSPPHHGPLPASPCPHQAWSHQGLSNTLSPSLLPPSLNSYLSSHSPHRFPSPGLPHSKVRKY, from the exons ATGATGACAATATCTATGGCAAAGTCTTCCAAACACACGCATGGCCTTGAAAATAG GATGCTGGACTCCTCGGTGGCAGATGAAATGACTGGACTGACCTTGAAACTCTGGGAGAAGAAACTGGAGCAAGAGCCTAAGCGTGTGGAAGGGGATTCTGAGGACCCCCACCTGAGGCCAGGAAATGAGGGCAGGCCGGACTGGAGTGCTCTGAGCAGGAAGAAAGAGTTTCCACAGAGCACCTTCCAGCACCTCCTGGAGGAGGTCTCCCAGGCCCAGGGGAACGGGTGTCAACAGAGGAGGAGCCCCCCCCACCACGGGCCTCTACCTgcgtctccctgcccccaccaggccTGGAGCCACCAGGGATTATCCAACACTCTGTCCCCCAGCCTCTTGCCACCATCACTAAACAGCTACCTCAGCAGCCACTCACCTCATAGATTCCCCTCTCCAGGTCTTCCCCACTCAAAGGTCAGGAAGTATTAA